In Achromobacter pestifer, the DNA window CGGGAGTGCTGCCGCCAGGAAGAGCACATCGAACCGATAGCGTCGGCAAATCACACCTTGCCCCGAGGTATCCAATGATGCGAACCCTCCGTCAATGGCGCCAGGATGCATCGCTGTCCGCACTGGTGGCGGGCTTCCTGGCAGTACTGATTTCCTATGCCGGGCCTCTGGTGGTGGTGTTTCAGGCAGCCAGCCAGGCACATCTTTCGACGGCGCAGACATCCTCCTGGATCTGGGCGATTTCGATAGGCAGCGGCGTCTCCGGCTTAATCTTGAGCTGGCGCCTGCGTGTGCCGATCATCACCGCGTGGTCTACACCCGGCGCGGCCCTGTTGGTCGGCATGTTGCCCGGGATTCCCTGGTCCGAAGCGGTCGGAGCATATCTGCTGAGTGCATTGCTCGTTACGCTGATCGGCGTGTCAGGCGTCTTCGACCGATTCATCGAGCGAATTCCCAAGGGTATTGCGGCAGCCATGCTGGCTGGCATCCTGCTGCATTTCGGCATGCAGGTATTCGCTTCGATCAAGGTCGATCCGCTGCTTGTGCTGGCAATGATCCTGACCTTTCTGATCGTCAAGCGCATCTGGCCGCGTTACGCGATTGCGGCGGTCATGGCAGTGGGCATCGCGATTGCGATGGCGTCAGGGAATACACACTTGTCGCAATTGCGGTTCACACCCGTAGTGCCCGAGTTCGTGGCGCCCGCATGGTCGTGGCATGCGTTGTTGAGCCTGGGCCTGCCGCTGGCCCTGGTCACGCTCACAGGGCAGTATGTTCCGGGCATGGCGGTGTTGCGCGCTTCTGGCTATCGAGTGCCGGCGAGCGGGATCATCAGCGTGACAGGATTCACTTCGCTGCTGTTGGCGCCTTTCGGTTCGCACGGGGTCAATCTGGCGGCGATTACGGCGGCGATCTGCACCGGCAAGGAAGCGCATGAGGATGCCGGGCGCCGCTACATCGCCGGCATCGCATGCGGCCTGCTCTATATCGGCATTGGAATTTTTGGCGGAACGTTGGCGCTGCTGTTCCAGGCTCTGCCCGCGGAACTCATCGCGGCGCTGGCGGGCCTGGCGTTGCTGGGCGCCATCGCTACCGGTCTGGTAGGCCTGGCCCAGGACGAAAAGCACCGCGACGCGAGCGTGATCACTTTCCTGGCGACGGCATCCGGAATGAGCTTTCTCGGGCTGGGATCCGCATTCTGGGGCTTGGTCATCGGCGGCGTTTCGTACCTCGTGCTGCACCGGCCGTGGCAAATACGTGGTTCGCGTCAGTCCGCGATGGATCAGGCCTGACCCTGTTGCGACACCAAGCGCCCATCCGCCAGCACAAACCACGCGCGCAGCCCCAGTTCCCGCACCACCGCCTGGGTCGCCTCCAGCGGCATGTGCGAGAAAGCCGTGGACAGCGCGTCGGCCATGGTGGCGGACGGCGCCATGACGGACACGCTCAGGTACCGCGGCCGTGCGAGCCCGGTGCGCGGATCGAACAGATGCGTGTACCGGCCCGCGGGGTCTAGGGCGGTGCCATAGCCGCCGGAAGTCGCCAGGGCCTGGTTCGTCATGCTGGCGCTGGCGAGCAGGCGCGTCGGGTCTTGCGGGTCGGCGATGCCGACCTTCCAGGGCTGGGGCGCGCTCCGGCTGTCCAGCCCTTGTATTTCACCCATGTCCACCAGTGCGCGTTCCAGGCCGCCGCGCTTGAGCAGGTCGGTGATGCGGTCGGTGATGTAGCCCTGGGCGATGCCGTTGAGCGTGATGCCCATGCCGGGGCGCAGCAGTTCGATGCGGCTGCCGTCCAGCTTCACGTCTACATGGGACACGCGCGACAGCGCTTGCGCGATGGCCTGCGGCGGCGGACCGTCAGCGGCAGCGCCGGCCTGCGAGAAGTGCTCGGCATACAGCTGCCACAAGGGCTGCACGGTGGGATCGAACATGCCCGAGGTCAGCTCGCTGTAGCGGCGGCTTTCGCTCAGGAGCCGCAGCAGGTCGGCCGGCGGATGGTCCAGGAAGCCCTGGCGATTCAAGATCGAGAGGGCGCTGTCGTCGCGATACAGGCTGAAGATGGCTTCCAGCCGCCGCAGTTCCTGCAAGGACTGGGCGATCAGGCGCTGGGCCGCGCCGGTGTCGGGGTGGTAGATGCGCAGCTCGGCGTCGGCCCCCAGCGCCGTGCCTTGCCAGGTGGTGGGCGCGATCGAGGCGGCGGCGCGGCGCGCGGCGGCGGGAGCGAGCGCGAGCGCGCTGGCAGCGGCGGCGATGCCGATGAAACGGCGGCGGGTAGGGTTCATGGCGATAGGCCTGTAGAGGCGCGGACTATTGGGCGAAGACATAGCTTTCCGGCACATCGGCGAAGGTGACGACGCGGCCGCCGTGGGTGTCGGCGAAAGCCTGCGCATGGTCGCGGCGGGAGAAGGGGATCGCGTCTTCGGCGCCCATGCCGCCGATGTAGCGGCCTTCGATGACGTAGTACGCCTGCCGCGCGTCGGTCCAGGCGGACGGGTCCGGCGCGCCGCCGGCGATGGCGGTAGATATGTCGTTGACGTAGATGGCGCTGACGCCCTTGGGCTCTTCGGGCAGCAGGGTGTAGGCAAAGACCTGCTTGATCGAGGAGAACCAAACCGGCGCCGCCTGTCCCTTGAGGAATATCTGTCCCTTGGGGCCGTTGTGCTCGTTGAGCGCCATGCCGCAGTAATGGCCGACAGACTCCGCCGTCACGGCCTGGGGCGGGGGCGCGGATTCGGGCGCGGCGCCGCTGCCGCAGCCCGCGGCCAGCAGCAAGGTGGAGGCGGCCAGGAGGAGTCGCAGGCGTTTCATAGTGGCTTGTTCCTGAAAGCCGCGGTCGCCAGCAGGAACGGCACGGCGATCCACAGCAGCAGCGCCGCGATCAGCGCGGCGATGGGCAGGCTGGCCTGGTCGCTCACGCCCGCCATGCCTGCATACAGCGAAATGTTCTCGAAGCCCGTCAGGTTGAGCAGGCGATAGACGTCGGACGGGTTGAGCAGCAGCAACGCATTGAGCAGGCCGGGGCTGACGTGGCGGCCCTGGTCGGCCGCCAGCACGCCCAGCAGCGCCATGTCGTAGATCACCACGAAGAACAGCCAGACGCCGACGGCGATGCCGGCCGCGGTGGCGCGCTCGCGCACCAGCGAGCTGATCAGGTAGCCCATGGCGAGAAAACTGGCGCCCAGCAGCACGCTGGCGCCGATCAAGAGGGCGAATGGCTGCCAGGCGCTGATGTCCAGGCCGCCATAGGCCCATTGCAGCGCCAGCCCCGCGGAACCATAGCCCGCGCCCGTGGCCAGCGCCAGGATGGCCAGGTGGCCGATGAACTTGCCGATCAGCACCTGCCCGCGCGAAACCGGATAGCTGAGCAGCAGCGCCATGGTGCCCCGGTCGACTTCGCCGACCACGGCGTCATAGGCCAGCAGCATGGCGATGAGCGGCACCAGGAAAATGGACAGACTGGACAGGCTGACCACCGTGACGGTCAGCGGTTCGGCCTTGACCGTGCCCGTGGGCGAGCTGCCCAAAAGGCCCAGCGCCAACGCCAGCGCGGCCAGCAGCAGGGCGGTCGCCAGCACCCAGCGGTTGCGCAGACCGTCGCGGATTTCCTTGCCGATGATGGTGCATACCGCGTTCATACGTCTTCCCGTTCAAGCAGATGTGCGTAGATGTCGTCCAGGCCCGGGACCTGGATGTCGAGGTCGGCGATGGCCGAGGACAGCGTGCCGATGCTGCGGATCGCTTCGACTTTGCCGCTCTCGGGGCAGGCCAGTTCAAAGCGTCCGGCGTCGATGCGGCGCCAGTCGCCGCCGGGGGGCGGCGCGCCGGCGTCGGCCAAGGTCAGGCGGATGCGGATGGGCAGGCCGGTGGAGCGCCGCAGCGCCGACATTGCGCCGTCGGCGATCTTTTTCCCGGCCTTCATCACGACGATGCGGTCCGCGTGGCCAGCCAGTTCGGACAGGGCGTGCGTGCTCAGCAGTATCGTGGCGCCGGCCGCGCGCAGTTCATGGACGATGTCGTAGAACATCAGGCGCGAGGCAGGGTCCAGGCCGGTGGTGGGTTCGTCGAACAGCAGCACGCGGGGCTGGCCCAGCAGCGCCTGGGCCAGCGCCAGGCGCTGCCGCATGCCCTTGGAGTAGCCGCCCACGCGGCGGCGCGCGGCGCCGGCGATGCCGACCTTCTCCAGCAGCGCGGCGTTGCCCGACAGCGGCTGGCGCTTGAGCCTGGCGTAGAACGCCAGGGTTTCCTCGCCGGTCATCGACGGAT includes these proteins:
- a CDS encoding benzoate/H(+) symporter BenE family transporter, with amino-acid sequence MMRTLRQWRQDASLSALVAGFLAVLISYAGPLVVVFQAASQAHLSTAQTSSWIWAISIGSGVSGLILSWRLRVPIITAWSTPGAALLVGMLPGIPWSEAVGAYLLSALLVTLIGVSGVFDRFIERIPKGIAAAMLAGILLHFGMQVFASIKVDPLLVLAMILTFLIVKRIWPRYAIAAVMAVGIAIAMASGNTHLSQLRFTPVVPEFVAPAWSWHALLSLGLPLALVTLTGQYVPGMAVLRASGYRVPASGIISVTGFTSLLLAPFGSHGVNLAAITAAICTGKEAHEDAGRRYIAGIACGLLYIGIGIFGGTLALLFQALPAELIAALAGLALLGAIATGLVGLAQDEKHRDASVITFLATASGMSFLGLGSAFWGLVIGGVSYLVLHRPWQIRGSRQSAMDQA
- a CDS encoding FAD:protein FMN transferase codes for the protein MNPTRRRFIGIAAAASALALAPAAARRAAASIAPTTWQGTALGADAELRIYHPDTGAAQRLIAQSLQELRRLEAIFSLYRDDSALSILNRQGFLDHPPADLLRLLSESRRYSELTSGMFDPTVQPLWQLYAEHFSQAGAAADGPPPQAIAQALSRVSHVDVKLDGSRIELLRPGMGITLNGIAQGYITDRITDLLKRGGLERALVDMGEIQGLDSRSAPQPWKVGIADPQDPTRLLASASMTNQALATSGGYGTALDPAGRYTHLFDPRTGLARPRYLSVSVMAPSATMADALSTAFSHMPLEATQAVVRELGLRAWFVLADGRLVSQQGQA
- a CDS encoding nitrous oxide reductase accessory protein NosL is translated as MKRLRLLLAASTLLLAAGCGSGAAPESAPPPQAVTAESVGHYCGMALNEHNGPKGQIFLKGQAAPVWFSSIKQVFAYTLLPEEPKGVSAIYVNDISTAIAGGAPDPSAWTDARQAYYVIEGRYIGGMGAEDAIPFSRRDHAQAFADTHGGRVVTFADVPESYVFAQ
- a CDS encoding ABC transporter permease, translated to MNAVCTIIGKEIRDGLRNRWVLATALLLAALALALGLLGSSPTGTVKAEPLTVTVVSLSSLSIFLVPLIAMLLAYDAVVGEVDRGTMALLLSYPVSRGQVLIGKFIGHLAILALATGAGYGSAGLALQWAYGGLDISAWQPFALLIGASVLLGASFLAMGYLISSLVRERATAAGIAVGVWLFFVVIYDMALLGVLAADQGRHVSPGLLNALLLLNPSDVYRLLNLTGFENISLYAGMAGVSDQASLPIAALIAALLLWIAVPFLLATAAFRNKPL
- a CDS encoding ABC transporter ATP-binding protein, which gives rise to MSTDLVALTGASKHYGAHQAIDGLDLQLREGECVALAGHNGAGKSTMIKLILGLIRPTRGRVTIFGQDAHSPAAARLRGRIGYLPETVALHPSMTGEETLAFYARLKRQPLSGNAALLEKVGIAGAARRRVGGYSKGMRQRLALAQALLGQPRVLLFDEPTTGLDPASRLMFYDIVHELRAAGATILLSTHALSELAGHADRIVVMKAGKKIADGAMSALRRSTGLPIRIRLTLADAGAPPPGGDWRRIDAGRFELACPESGKVEAIRSIGTLSSAIADLDIQVPGLDDIYAHLLEREDV